GGACTGGATGTACGCGAACTGCTCGACCACCGCCCAGCGCGGCGCGCTCGACTGGTTCAAGGCGTTCCGCGACGCCTCGAAGCCGGTGTTCGAGCAACTGTACCAGTCCGTCGCGACCGGCGAAGAGGCGCGGCGCACGCTCGACGCGAACAGCCGCCCCGACTACCGCCAGCAGCTCGAGAAGGAGCTGAAGGAGATCGCCGAGAGCGAGATGTGGAAGGCCGGTGCCCAGGTGCGGGCGCTGCGCCCCGAGCGCCAGGGCTGATTCGGCGCAAGTGACCACAGAGCACGGTGGGCGAGTGACAACGCATTGTCACTCGCCCACCGTGCTCCGTTTTTATCCCCTCGCACCCATTTCCTTACAAGCGCCTAGCAATCCCAGTTGTTCCACACTATAAGGTGACACCCAATAATCACAAACGAATATAATTATTACTAAAGCGATTTCCGAAATTCCCTCTACCGACTTCAATCAACTTGGAATTTTTTTTCGGCCCAGATCCGTCGCGGGCGTCGGCCGTAACTACTTACCCCTCCCGCTGAACCGCTAAACGCCCGGGACGCTATCACCGTCGAGCGAATATTGCCGGTCGGGTGGCCTATTGACACCCCTCAAAACCACCTTCTATGATGCCCTCACTCAACTGAGCCGCCGCCACCGTCATCCCTGAGCGGCCCAGACGATTCGTGCCAATGATTTGACCTATCATCACGGCACACAAGCTTTTACAGACTGTGTTTCGTTTCCGCCGGTCCGCGGTTTGGTTCCGCGGGGGAGTGTCGCCGTGCCGACTCACGATCCCGTGTCTGAGTTTCGGGCCGAATGGCTGCCGCACGTGACGAGAGACGGGCTTTCGCGCATCATCGAGTTGCTGGAAAAGGGCAGCCCGCTGCTAATCCACGGTGCGTTCACGCGAACAATGCCAATGGGCTGTCTCGCGTCACATATTGCCTGGAATCACCCGCAGACGTGCAAGTACCAGCACGAAGCCGGGGTGATGTGGCTCTCGCGTGTCGCGAAGCTGAACCCCGCGACGTCGTCCGTGATTCTCGCATGGGACCGACACGGCGCCGCGGACTTCACTCTGCGTTCCGATTTGCTCGAAGCCTGCATGGAAGAGCAACAGCGGCGTGAAGAAGCCTGCGATACCTGCGAACCCGTGCTCTGCTGATCCTCCCGGCGCCCAGCGTGCTCAACGCGATCACTAATCTCGAACGATTCGGCCAGCTCGTGGCGTTCGCGCTGCGAGCCGTGCCTACTTCTGCCACCGCATTTCCCCGATTCGGACAGTGGCTCCGGCCGTTTTACAGCGTCGTCGTCGGCGGGCTCCCGCTCGCGGTCGTCACGGGCCTGGCGCTCGGCGTCGTGATTTGGATGCACACGCGCGACGTGCTCGCGCGCACCGGAACCGGAGCCGTTGAGTATCTGCCCACATTCCTCGCAGCGGCCGTACTGCTCGAACTCGCACCGGTTGGGGCGGGGTTGATTGTCGCGGCGCGCACGGGCGCGAGTTTGGGTGCGGAACTCGCTTCGATGCGCGTGACGGAACAGATCGACGCGCTCGAACTACTCGGCGTATCCCCACTGCGCCGATTGGTTGGTCCGCGGATCGTCGCGTGCGTGTTTGCGGTGCCCGTCTTGCACGTTTTGATTGCTGCGACCGCGCTTGGCAGCGGATTCGTCGCCGAGCAAGTCACCGGCTCGACAACCTATCTGAAGTACGACACGGCAGCCGTGCGCGAACTGCTTCTGCAAGACGTGGTCCCGGCGGGCCTCAAGACGCTCGTCTTCGGTTTGGTCGTCGGCGTGACGGGGTGCTTCATCGGGCTGAACGCCCGCGAAGGGTCCGAGGGTGTGGGGCGCGCCGCGACCGACAGCGTGGTCGCGTGCGTGCTTCTCGTGCTTGCAGTGGACGTGCTACTCGTCGGACTCATCAAGGCGGGCCAGCAGTTCATTTAACGACCACCGAATTAACCCGGTGGTCGTAGTGGTCCGACTATCGCTTGAGGTCGGGTAGTTTAGGGCCGAAAAGCCTGTGATTTTCAGCCAAACAGCCCGACATCGAGTGATAGACGGACCACTACAACACGATCCCGAGCTTTACTTCGGCAGCTCCCATCC
This region of Gemmata massiliana genomic DNA includes:
- a CDS encoding MlaE family ABC transporter permease; its protein translation is MLNAITNLERFGQLVAFALRAVPTSATAFPRFGQWLRPFYSVVVGGLPLAVVTGLALGVVIWMHTRDVLARTGTGAVEYLPTFLAAAVLLELAPVGAGLIVAARTGASLGAELASMRVTEQIDALELLGVSPLRRLVGPRIVACVFAVPVLHVLIAATALGSGFVAEQVTGSTTYLKYDTAAVRELLLQDVVPAGLKTLVFGLVVGVTGCFIGLNAREGSEGVGRAATDSVVACVLLVLAVDVLLVGLIKAGQQFI